The sequence CCACCTTGAGAGGGTTCCGCCAGTGGAATGCCCTGGTCCAGGGTGCCTTCGGTGCCGCTGACCATCTGATCGAGGAAGCGGCTGGCCTGACGGGCATTGCGGGAGACTTCCGACATGCCCTTCTTGTTGTTGTCCAGTTCTTCCAGCGTCATCATCGGCAGGAAGATGTCGTGCTCATCGAAACGGAACAGGCTGGTAGGGTCGTGCATCAGCACGTTGGTATCCAGAACGAACAGCTTGGTGGCGACGGGGCTTTTCTTGCTGCGCTTGGCCGGGCTACCCATGCGGAATTTCCTTTCGTTGTTGGACAAGGACACGCTACGGTGAACAGATTACGCTTGCATGACACGCGCTTTCAAGGTGGCCAGTACGTTGGCCGCATGGCCGGGTACCTTGACCCCGCGCCAGGCTTCCACCAGTACGCCTGCGGGGTCGATCAGGAAGGTGCTGCGCTCAATACCGCGCACCTGTTTGCCATACATGTTCTTCATGCGGATTACGTCAAACAGGGTGCACAGGGCTTCATCGGTATCCGCCAGCAGCGGAAACGGATAGCCCATCTTCTCGCGAAAGCGGTCGTGCGATTTGACCGAGTCACGCGAGACGCCCACCACATCGGCTTGCAGGCTAGCAAATTCGGCGTGCAGGTCGCGGAAATCGTTGCCCTCGTTGGTGCAACCGGGCGTGCTGTCCTTGGGGTAGAAGTAGAGAACCAGCCAACGGCCTTGGCCGGGTGAGAAGTGGAA is a genomic window of Leeia aquatica containing:
- a CDS encoding peroxiredoxin gives rise to the protein MLNQTVLSFTAAASGVNPFHFSPGQGRWLVLYFYPKDSTPGCTNEGNDFRDLHAEFASLQADVVGVSRDSVKSHDRFREKMGYPFPLLADTDEALCTLFDVIRMKNMYGKQVRGIERSTFLIDPAGVLVEAWRGVKVPGHAANVLATLKARVMQA